Below is a window of Microbacterium saperdae DNA.
CGCGAAGTCCAACGCCCGCTCGGCATCGTCGTCCGGAAGCTCATCGAGCGCCGCGTTCACCACGTCGCGCGGGATACCGCGCTGTGCGAGAGCACGGGACAGCGCAACGCGTCCCTGCCCCTTGCGCTGGCTCCCCGACTCCACGAGCTGACTCGCGAGGGCGGCGTCATCGAGGTAGCCACGTCGGGTGAAATCGTCGAGCACATCGTCGATCTGGGCGCCGTCGAGACCGTGGGTCTTCAATACCGTGCGGGCTTCCGAGATCGACAAGGAGCGTGTTCGGAGCTTCCTGACGAGACTCTCCGCCGCGATCTTCCGGTTCTCTTCCGGGTCAGGAGCGTCGAAGGACTCCACTTCTTCGACGCCGGAATGCCTGTCCAACGCCCGCAATCGCGGAGCACTCTTCGTCGCCGCTCCCCCACGCGCGGGATGCCGATCGCTCGGCGTCGCTTCGGCGCTTTCCCCTGTCGAGCTCCCGTTGTTCGGCGATGAATCCCACGTCGATCGCCAAAGACCGGCGTCTCCGGTCCTGCGTGGAACGACGGCCGCTGCCTGCTCCGCTCCCGCTAGAACATCCGCTCCAGATGCGCGAGACGGTGAGTCGTCCGAGCTCCCCTTCTGAGAAGAGGACCTCGCCTCGGATGCGGAGACTCCTTCCGGGGCTGGCGTCGCTGACGGCGCATCGCTCGATACGTCACCGGCGCGAGCCGTTCCTCCGCCGAACAAAGGGATAACGGGGGCGAGTCGCTCATCAGCGCCTCGCGATCCGCCCCCGCTCTCGCCGGTCATGATCAGGCCGGGCGACGCTCGGCGAGCTCGTCAGCTGCGGCAACAGCTGCCACCTGCGGGCCGATGCCGAGCTTCTGCTTGATCTGGGTCTCGATAGCCAACGCGATGTCGGGGTTGTTCAGCAGGAACGTACGGGCGTTCTCCTTGCCCTGTCCCAGCTGGTCACCGTCATACGTGTACCAGGAGCCGGACTTCTTGACGATGGCGTGCTCCACGCCGAAGTCGATCAGGCTGCCCTCGCGAGAGATGCCGATGCCGTAGAGGATGTCGAACTCCGCCTGCTTGAACGGCGGTGCCATCTTGTTCTTCACGACCTTGACGCGTGTGCGGTTTCCGACCGCCTCCGTACCGTCCTTCAACGTCTCGATTCGACGAATGTCGAGTCGCACCGAGGCGTAGAACTTCAGCGCCTTTCCACCGGCGGTGGTCTCCGGGGAACCGAAGAAGACACCGATCTTCTCGCGCAGCTGGTTGATGAAGATCATCGTGGTGTTGGTCTGGTTGAGACCACCGGTGAGCTTACGAAGCGCCTGCGACATGAGGCGCGCCTGGAGACCGACGTGCGAGTCACCCATCTCGCCTTCGATCTCGGCGCGCGGCACCAGGGCGGCCACCGAGTCGATGACGATCAGGTCGATCGCGCCGGAGCGCACGAGCATGTCGGCGATCTCGAGCGCCTGCTCTCCGGTGTCGGGCTGCGAGACCAGCAGCGCGTCGATGTCGACTCCGAGCTTCGCTGCGTAGTCAGGGTCGAGCGCGTGCTCGGCATCGATGAACGCAGCGATACCGCCGGCGCGCTGCGCATTGGCGATCGCATGCAGCGTCAGCGTCGTCTTACCCGAGGACTCCGGGCCGTAGATCTCAACGATTCGACCGCGCGGCAGGCCTCCCACGCCGAGAG
It encodes the following:
- a CDS encoding regulatory protein RecX, with the protein product MSISEARTVLKTHGLDGAQIDDVLDDFTRRGYLDDAALASQLVESGSQRKGQGRVALSRALAQRGIPRDVVNAALDELPDDDAERALDFARTKARSLSRLDAETALRRLVGQLSRRGYNGSVAMTAAKTALAEATFGGRPSGVRFVDSD
- the recA gene encoding recombinase RecA, giving the protein MPSPADREKSLETALAQIDRQFGKGSVMRLGSDERAPVAVIPTGSIALDVALGVGGLPRGRIVEIYGPESSGKTTLTLHAIANAQRAGGIAAFIDAEHALDPDYAAKLGVDIDALLVSQPDTGEQALEIADMLVRSGAIDLIVIDSVAALVPRAEIEGEMGDSHVGLQARLMSQALRKLTGGLNQTNTTMIFINQLREKIGVFFGSPETTAGGKALKFYASVRLDIRRIETLKDGTEAVGNRTRVKVVKNKMAPPFKQAEFDILYGIGISREGSLIDFGVEHAIVKKSGSWYTYDGDQLGQGKENARTFLLNNPDIALAIETQIKQKLGIGPQVAAVAAADELAERRPA